The following coding sequences lie in one Klebsiella huaxiensis genomic window:
- the mutH gene encoding DNA mismatch repair endonuclease MutH, translating into MPTIAPLPSPPQSQEQLLAQAQQLAGYSLGELAALAGIPTPRDLKRDKGWIGILLEVWLGASAGSKPEQDFAALGVELKTIPIDSSGRPLETTFVCVAPLTGNSGVTWESSHVRHKLKRVLWVPVEGERTIPLADRRVGAPLLWSPSEEEDRQLRMDWEELMDLIVLGQVERITARHGEVLQLRPKAANSKALTEAVGAHGEPILTLPRGFYLKKNFTAVLLARHFLLSHD; encoded by the coding sequence ATGCCGACCATTGCGCCGCTCCCATCACCACCGCAAAGCCAGGAGCAACTACTGGCCCAGGCGCAGCAGTTGGCAGGCTATTCGCTGGGGGAATTGGCCGCGCTTGCTGGAATCCCAACTCCGCGTGATTTAAAACGTGATAAAGGCTGGATCGGCATCCTGCTGGAAGTCTGGCTCGGCGCCAGCGCAGGCAGCAAGCCCGAACAGGATTTCGCCGCCCTTGGCGTCGAGCTAAAAACTATCCCTATTGATTCTTCAGGTCGCCCGCTGGAGACCACTTTCGTCTGCGTCGCGCCGCTCACTGGCAACAGCGGCGTCACCTGGGAGAGCAGCCACGTGCGCCATAAGCTCAAGCGCGTGCTGTGGGTGCCGGTAGAGGGTGAACGTACAATTCCGCTTGCCGATCGCCGCGTGGGCGCGCCGCTGCTGTGGAGTCCCAGCGAAGAAGAAGATCGCCAGCTGCGCATGGATTGGGAAGAGTTAATGGACCTGATCGTTCTTGGGCAGGTTGAACGCATCACCGCCCGCCACGGCGAGGTGCTGCAACTGCGTCCGAAAGCAGCAAATAGTAAAGCGCTAACCGAAGCCGTAGGCGCTCACGGTGAGCCGATTCTCACCTTACCGCGTGGTTTCTATCTAAAGAAAAATTTTACCGCCGTCCTGCTGGCCCGCCATTTCCTGCTCAGTCACGATTAA
- the rppH gene encoding RNA pyrophosphohydrolase, which translates to MIDDDGYRPNVGIVICNRQGQVMWARRYGQHSWQFPQGGINPGESAEQAMYRELFEEVGLSRKDVRILASTRNWLRYKLPKRLVRWDTKPVCIGQKQKWFLLQLIGSDADVNMQTSSTPEFDGWRWVSYWYPVRQVVSFKRDVYRRVMKEFASVTMALAESAPKPQSAPAYRRKRG; encoded by the coding sequence GTGATTGATGACGATGGCTACCGCCCAAATGTCGGCATTGTAATCTGTAATCGCCAGGGCCAGGTCATGTGGGCCAGGCGCTATGGTCAGCACTCGTGGCAGTTCCCGCAAGGGGGCATTAATCCAGGAGAATCAGCAGAGCAAGCGATGTATCGGGAATTGTTTGAAGAAGTTGGGTTAAGCCGCAAAGATGTGCGGATCCTGGCTTCAACCCGTAACTGGTTGCGTTACAAATTACCTAAGCGTTTGGTGCGTTGGGACACAAAGCCGGTATGTATCGGCCAGAAACAGAAGTGGTTTCTCCTGCAATTGATCGGCAGTGATGCGGATGTCAATATGCAAACCAGCAGTACACCTGAGTTTGATGGCTGGCGATGGGTAAGTTACTGGTACCCGGTGCGCCAGGTAGTGTCGTTTAAACGCGACGTTTACCGCCGGGTGATGAAAGAGTTTGCCAGCGTCACTATGGCGCTAGCGGAGAGTGCGCCTAAGCCGCAAAGCGCGCCTGCATATCGACGTAAAAGAGGTTAA
- the ptsP gene encoding phosphoenolpyruvate--protein phosphotransferase has product MLTRLREIVEKVASAPRLNEALDILVTDICAAMETEVCSVYLADNDRRCYYLMATRGLKKPRGRIVALAFDEGLVGLVGRLAEPINLADAQKHPSFKYIPAVKEGRFRAFLGVPIIQRRQLLGVLVVQQRELRQFDESEESFLVTLATQIAGILSQSQLTALFGQYRQTRIRALPASSGVAIAEGWMDVSLPLMEQVYEASTLDTASERERLTGALEEAANEFRRYSKRYSAGAQKETAAIFDLYSHLLSDARLRRELFAEVDQGAVAEWAVKKIIEKFAEQFSALSDGYLKERAGDLRTLGQRLLFHLDDSIQGPNTWPERIVLVADELSAATLAEVPQERLAGVVVRDGAANSHAAIMVRALGIPTVMGADIQPSLLHGHTLIVDGYRGELLVDPEPVLLQEYQRLISEENELSRLAEDDLERASELKSGERVKVMLNAGLSPEHEEKLGNFVDGIGLYRTEIPFMLQSGFPSEEEQVAQYQGMLQMFNEKSVTLRTLDIGADKQLPYMPISEENPCLGWRGIRITLDQPEIFLVQVRAMLRANAATGNLSILLPMVTSLDEVDEARRLIDRASREVEEMIGYAIPRPRLGVMLEVPSMVFMLPQLASRVDFISVGTNDLTQYLLAVDRNNTRVASMYDSLHPAVLRALAMIARDAERFGIDLRLCGEMAGDPMCVTILIGLGYRHLSMNGRSVARVKYLLRRIDINEAQELSHRSLEAQMTAEVRHQVAAFMERRGLGGLIRGGR; this is encoded by the coding sequence ATGCTCACTCGGTTGCGAGAAATAGTCGAGAAGGTCGCGAGTGCGCCGCGTTTAAACGAGGCGCTGGATATCCTGGTAACCGATATCTGCGCCGCGATGGAGACGGAAGTCTGTTCGGTTTATCTGGCTGACAACGACCGACGCTGCTATTACCTGATGGCGACTCGCGGGTTGAAAAAGCCCCGCGGGCGCATTGTTGCGCTCGCTTTTGATGAAGGCCTGGTTGGTCTGGTTGGTCGCCTGGCGGAACCTATTAACCTTGCCGACGCGCAAAAGCACCCTAGCTTTAAATATATTCCTGCGGTAAAAGAGGGCCGTTTTCGCGCCTTCCTTGGTGTTCCGATCATCCAGCGACGTCAACTGCTGGGGGTACTGGTAGTGCAGCAGCGCGAGCTGCGTCAGTTCGATGAAAGCGAAGAGTCTTTTCTTGTCACTCTGGCCACGCAAATCGCCGGCATTCTCTCTCAATCTCAGCTGACCGCGTTGTTCGGTCAATATCGTCAGACCCGCATTCGCGCACTGCCCGCTTCATCAGGCGTCGCAATTGCCGAAGGCTGGATGGACGTCAGCCTGCCGTTGATGGAGCAGGTCTACGAAGCCTCGACGCTTGATACCGCTTCAGAGCGCGAACGATTGACCGGTGCGCTGGAAGAGGCGGCCAATGAATTTCGCCGCTACAGCAAACGCTATTCTGCCGGGGCGCAAAAAGAGACCGCGGCAATCTTTGACCTCTATTCACATCTGCTTTCTGATGCGCGTTTGCGCCGTGAGCTGTTCGCCGAAGTCGATCAGGGTGCGGTAGCTGAATGGGCGGTGAAGAAGATTATTGAGAAGTTTGCCGAACAGTTTTCCGCGCTCAGCGATGGCTATCTGAAAGAGCGCGCGGGCGATCTGCGTACGCTAGGCCAGCGGCTGCTTTTCCATCTTGATGACAGCATTCAAGGTCCGAATACCTGGCCAGAGCGCATTGTGCTGGTGGCCGATGAGTTGTCGGCGGCGACTCTGGCGGAAGTCCCCCAGGAGCGTTTAGCGGGCGTGGTCGTTCGCGACGGCGCGGCGAACTCACATGCTGCGATTATGGTCCGTGCGCTGGGCATTCCGACGGTGATGGGGGCGGATATTCAGCCTTCGCTACTGCACGGACATACCCTGATCGTCGACGGCTATCGCGGTGAGCTGCTGGTTGACCCGGAGCCGGTGCTGCTGCAAGAGTATCAGCGCCTGATCAGCGAAGAAAACGAGCTCAGTCGCCTGGCGGAAGACGATCTCGAACGCGCATCCGAACTGAAAAGCGGTGAGCGGGTAAAAGTGATGCTCAACGCGGGCCTGAGCCCTGAGCACGAAGAAAAACTGGGCAATTTTGTCGACGGCATTGGTCTGTATCGCACCGAAATCCCCTTTATGCTGCAAAGCGGCTTCCCCTCTGAAGAGGAGCAGGTTGCGCAGTACCAGGGTATGTTGCAGATGTTCAACGAGAAATCGGTGACCCTACGCACGCTGGATATCGGGGCGGATAAACAGCTGCCATATATGCCGATTAGCGAAGAAAATCCGTGCCTTGGCTGGCGTGGCATTCGGATCACGCTCGATCAGCCGGAGATCTTTCTGGTTCAGGTACGCGCGATGCTGCGTGCCAACGCGGCGACCGGCAATCTCAGCATTTTGCTACCGATGGTCACCAGCCTGGATGAAGTGGATGAGGCCCGCCGTCTTATCGATCGCGCCAGCCGTGAAGTGGAAGAGATGATCGGTTATGCCATTCCACGTCCGCGTCTTGGCGTGATGCTGGAAGTGCCTTCGATGGTCTTTATGCTGCCGCAACTGGCCAGCCGCGTTGATTTTATCTCCGTTGGCACTAATGACCTGACGCAGTATCTTCTCGCTGTGGATCGTAACAATACCCGAGTTGCCAGTATGTACGACAGTCTGCATCCGGCGGTACTGCGGGCGCTGGCGATGATTGCCCGTGATGCCGAGCGTTTTGGTATCGACCTGCGTCTTTGCGGGGAAATGGCGGGTGATCCGATGTGCGTGACGATCCTGATTGGTCTTGGTTATCGCCATCTGTCGATGAACGGTCGTTCGGTAGCGAGGGTGAAATACCTGCTGCGCCGCATTGATATCAATGAAGCTCAGGAGCTTTCCCACCGCAGTCTGGAAGCGCAAATGACTGCGGAAGTTCGCCACCAGGTTGCCGCCTTTATGGAGAGACGCGGTCTCGGCGGCCTGATTCGCGGTGGCCGCTAG
- the lgt gene encoding prolipoprotein diacylglyceryl transferase, with protein MNSGYLHFPEFDPVIFSIGPLALHWYGMMYLVGFIFAMWLATRRANRPGSGWTKNEVENLLYAGFLGVFLGGRIGYVFFYNLPVFLDDPLYLFRVWDGGMSFHGGLIGVILVMIIFAKRTKRTFFQVSDFIAPLIPFGLGAGRLGNFINGELWGRVDPSFHYTMIFPGSRAEDMALLPSHPEWQSLFDTYGALPRHASQLYEMALEGVVLFLILNLFIRKPRPTGSVSGLFLIGYGLFRIIVEFFRQPDAQFTGGWVQYISMGQILSIPMVLAGIIMMVWAYRCRPQQQNS; from the coding sequence ATGAATAGTGGCTACCTGCATTTTCCGGAGTTTGATCCGGTAATATTTTCCATTGGACCGCTCGCCCTCCACTGGTACGGCATGATGTACCTGGTTGGGTTTATTTTTGCGATGTGGTTGGCCACCCGTCGGGCCAATCGTCCGGGCAGCGGTTGGACGAAAAACGAAGTTGAAAACCTGCTGTATGCCGGGTTCCTCGGGGTCTTCCTCGGAGGTCGTATCGGTTATGTATTTTTCTATAACCTGCCGGTATTCCTCGACGATCCGCTCTATCTGTTCCGCGTATGGGACGGCGGCATGTCCTTCCACGGCGGTCTGATCGGCGTGATTCTGGTGATGATCATCTTTGCCAAACGCACCAAGCGCACCTTTTTCCAGGTATCCGATTTTATTGCGCCGCTGATTCCGTTTGGCCTCGGCGCCGGGCGCTTGGGCAACTTTATCAATGGCGAACTGTGGGGCCGCGTCGATCCAAGCTTCCACTATACGATGATTTTCCCTGGCTCTCGTGCGGAAGATATGGCGCTGCTGCCGTCGCATCCCGAGTGGCAATCGCTATTTGACACTTACGGTGCGCTGCCGCGCCACGCTTCGCAGCTCTATGAAATGGCGCTGGAAGGCGTGGTGCTGTTCCTGATCCTGAACCTGTTTATCCGCAAACCGCGCCCAACCGGTTCGGTCTCTGGCCTGTTCCTGATTGGCTACGGCCTGTTCCGCATCATCGTGGAATTCTTCCGCCAGCCTGACGCGCAGTTCACTGGCGGTTGGGTGCAGTACATCAGCATGGGGCAGATTCTTTCCATCCCGATGGTGCTTGCGGGTATCATAATGATGGTCTGGGCGTACCGTTGTCGTCCGCAGCAACAAAACTCTTGA
- the thyA gene encoding thymidylate synthase → MKQYLDLMQKVLDEGTQKNDRTGTGTVSIFGHQMRFNLQEGFPLVTTKRCHLRSIIHELLWFLQGDTNIAYLRENNVTIWDEWADENGDLGPVYGKQWRSWPAPDGRHIDQISTVMEQLKNDPDSRRIIVSAWNVGELNKMALAPCHAFFQFYVADGKLSCQLYQRSCDVFLGLPFNIASYALLMHMVAQQCDLEVGDFVWTGGDTHLYSNHMEQTHLQLSREPRALPKLVIKRKPASIFDYRFEDFEIEGYDPHPGIKAPVAI, encoded by the coding sequence ATGAAACAGTATCTTGATTTGATGCAGAAAGTGCTCGACGAGGGCACGCAAAAAAATGACCGCACCGGTACCGGCACCGTCTCTATTTTCGGCCACCAGATGCGTTTTAACCTGCAGGAAGGATTCCCGTTGGTGACGACCAAGCGCTGTCATTTACGCTCCATCATCCATGAACTGCTGTGGTTCCTGCAAGGTGACACTAACATTGCGTATTTGCGCGAAAACAACGTCACCATCTGGGACGAGTGGGCGGATGAAAACGGCGATCTGGGGCCGGTCTACGGCAAGCAGTGGCGTTCCTGGCCCGCGCCGGATGGTCGTCATATCGACCAGATCAGCACCGTGATGGAACAGCTGAAAAACGACCCGGATTCGCGCCGCATCATCGTCTCGGCATGGAACGTCGGCGAGCTGAACAAAATGGCGCTGGCTCCGTGCCACGCGTTCTTCCAGTTCTATGTAGCGGACGGCAAGCTCTCTTGCCAGCTGTATCAGCGCTCTTGCGACGTGTTCCTCGGCCTGCCGTTCAATATCGCCAGCTACGCGCTGCTGATGCATATGGTCGCACAGCAATGCGACCTCGAAGTAGGCGATTTTGTCTGGACTGGCGGCGACACTCACCTGTACAGCAACCATATGGAGCAGACACATCTGCAGCTGAGCCGCGAACCACGCGCGCTGCCGAAGTTGGTCATCAAACGCAAACCGGCGTCGATTTTCGACTACCGTTTTGAGGACTTCGAAATTGAAGGCTATGACCCGCATCCGGGGATTAAAGCGCCTGTGGCGATTTGA
- a CDS encoding helix-turn-helix domain-containing protein — protein MRFSTMPDSEIISELCRRIKETRIQLGLSQIELAERAQVGAATIKRVELGESVTLSTLIGILRGLDRLHQLESILFDSHIRTFNAQINTTTPSRIRIRKKTHQPKEKFAAAAQTNEANATINEWYTSSASHSVVWSFLPPDAEKKG, from the coding sequence ATGCGTTTCAGTACGATGCCCGACAGTGAAATTATTTCTGAATTGTGCCGCAGAATTAAAGAAACGCGTATACAGCTTGGGTTGTCACAGATTGAGCTGGCCGAGCGCGCACAGGTCGGCGCGGCAACCATCAAACGCGTTGAATTAGGCGAGTCCGTTACTCTCAGTACGCTTATTGGTATTTTACGCGGTCTGGATCGTCTGCATCAGTTGGAGTCTATTTTATTCGATTCACACATTCGTACCTTTAACGCGCAAATCAATACCACGACACCTTCCCGTATCCGTATTCGGAAAAAAACACATCAGCCAAAAGAGAAATTTGCCGCGGCTGCACAGACCAACGAGGCAAATGCCACCATTAACGAATGGTACACCTCATCGGCCTCTCACAGCGTGGTGTGGTCTTTCCTGCCGCCTGACGCAGAGAAAAAAGGGTAG
- a CDS encoding HAAAP family serine/threonine permease, giving the protein METVQNTLVARESSGWRKSDTVWMLGLYGTAIGAGVLFLPINAGVGGLVPLIIMAIIAFPMTFFAHRGLTRFVLSGKNPGEDITEVVEEHFGTGAGKLITLLYFFAIYPILLVYSVAITNTVDSFITHQLGLASPPRAILSLILIIGMMGIVRFGEKMIVKAMSVLVFPFVFALMLLALYLIPQWNGAVLDTLSLSSASATGNGLWMTLWLAIPVMVFSFNHSPIISSFAVAKREEYGQDAERKCSRILGFAHIMMVLTVMFFVFSCVLSLSPENLAEAKAQNISILSYLANHFNAPVIAWMAPVIAMIAITKSFLGHYLGAREGFNGMVIKSLRGKGKSIEINKLNKITALFMLVTTWIVATLNPSILGMIETLGGPVIAMILFLMPMYAINKVPAMRKYSGHISNVFVVVMGLIAISAIFFSLFS; this is encoded by the coding sequence ATGGAAACCGTTCAAAATACCCTCGTTGCTCGCGAGAGCAGCGGCTGGAGAAAAAGTGATACCGTCTGGATGCTGGGTCTGTACGGTACTGCGATTGGCGCAGGGGTACTTTTCCTGCCGATTAACGCCGGGGTTGGGGGCTTAGTTCCGTTGATCATCATGGCAATTATCGCATTCCCTATGACGTTTTTTGCCCACCGTGGTTTAACCCGTTTTGTTCTCTCGGGCAAAAATCCGGGTGAAGATATTACCGAAGTGGTTGAAGAGCATTTCGGCACTGGTGCGGGTAAGCTTATTACGCTGCTCTACTTCTTCGCTATTTATCCTATTCTGCTGGTCTATAGCGTCGCAATTACCAACACGGTTGATAGCTTTATTACTCACCAGCTTGGCCTGGCGTCTCCGCCGCGCGCTATTTTGTCGCTGATTTTGATTATCGGCATGATGGGCATTGTCCGCTTTGGCGAAAAAATGATTGTTAAGGCCATGAGCGTGCTGGTATTTCCGTTCGTGTTTGCGCTGATGCTGCTGGCGCTTTATTTGATCCCGCAATGGAATGGTGCGGTACTGGATACCCTGTCGCTGAGCAGCGCTTCCGCAACGGGTAATGGTCTGTGGATGACCCTGTGGCTGGCTATCCCGGTAATGGTTTTCTCCTTCAACCATTCGCCGATCATCTCCTCTTTTGCGGTGGCAAAACGTGAAGAATACGGTCAGGACGCTGAGCGTAAGTGTTCCCGTATCCTGGGCTTTGCCCACATCATGATGGTGCTGACCGTTATGTTCTTCGTGTTCAGCTGCGTGCTGAGCCTCTCTCCGGAAAACCTGGCGGAAGCAAAAGCACAGAACATCTCCATCCTCTCTTACCTGGCGAACCATTTTAATGCGCCGGTGATTGCCTGGATGGCACCTGTCATCGCGATGATTGCGATTACCAAATCCTTCCTCGGGCACTACCTCGGTGCGCGTGAAGGTTTTAACGGTATGGTGATTAAGTCCCTGCGCGGTAAAGGAAAATCTATAGAAATCAACAAACTTAACAAGATCACTGCGCTGTTCATGTTGGTGACTACCTGGATTGTAGCGACACTGAACCCGAGTATCCTGGGCATGATTGAAACGCTGGGCGGCCCGGTTATCGCGATGATTCTGTTCCTGATGCCGATGTATGCCATCAACAAAGTGCCAGCCATGCGCAAATACAGTGGTCACATCAGCAACGTGTTTGTGGTTGTGATGGGGTTGATTGCCATCTCCGCCATCTTCTTCTCACTGTTCAGCTAA
- a CDS encoding L-serine ammonia-lyase yields the protein MISVFDIFKISIGPSSSHTVGPMKAGKHFVDTLQEKGLLHKVTRLVVDVYGSLSLTGKGHHTDIAIILGLSGYLPDTVDIDAIPGIICDVNTMHRLFIEEGQREIQFPVAECMRFHNEFLPLHENGMSITAFCDGKIVHFQTYYSIGGGFIVTEENFGKNQDAEVDIPFPFYSARNLLAHCQENCLSISAVMMKNEIARHGRERVEQNMAKIWETMRNAINRGMNTEGILPGPLKVPRRASALHRVLAPQSQSITPLSAMDWVNMFAMAVGEENAAGGRVVTAPTNGACGIIPAVLAYYDRFIKAVTPEIYMRYYLTAGAIGILYKMNASISGAEVGCQGEVGVACSMASAGLAELLGGSPDKVCIAAEIGMEHNLGLTCDPVAGQVQVPCIERNAIAAVKAINSASMAMYRTSDPKVSLDKVIETMFETGKDMNAKYRETARGGLAIKVAVCES from the coding sequence ATGATTAGCGTTTTCGATATTTTCAAAATCAGCATCGGGCCGTCCAGCTCACATACTGTTGGGCCGATGAAAGCAGGAAAACATTTTGTTGATACCCTGCAGGAAAAAGGCCTGCTACATAAAGTGACTCGCCTGGTGGTGGATGTGTATGGCTCCCTGTCATTAACGGGTAAAGGCCACCATACCGATATTGCAATTATTCTTGGGCTGTCCGGGTACTTACCAGATACCGTTGATATCGACGCCATTCCCGGCATTATTTGCGATGTAAACACTATGCATCGTCTGTTTATCGAAGAAGGCCAGCGAGAAATTCAGTTCCCGGTGGCAGAATGCATGCGTTTTCACAATGAGTTTCTGCCGCTACATGAAAATGGCATGAGTATTACCGCGTTTTGCGACGGTAAAATCGTCCATTTTCAGACTTACTATTCCATTGGTGGCGGTTTTATCGTCACGGAGGAAAACTTTGGCAAGAATCAGGACGCGGAGGTCGATATTCCGTTCCCGTTCTATTCTGCCCGCAACCTGCTGGCACACTGCCAGGAAAACTGCCTGTCAATTTCTGCGGTGATGATGAAAAACGAGATTGCCCGCCACGGCAGGGAGCGCGTAGAGCAAAATATGGCGAAAATCTGGGAGACCATGAGAAACGCTATTAATCGAGGTATGAACACGGAAGGCATTTTGCCTGGACCACTGAAAGTGCCACGTCGTGCTTCTGCGCTGCACCGCGTGCTGGCACCGCAGAGCCAGTCGATTACACCACTGAGTGCGATGGATTGGGTCAATATGTTCGCTATGGCGGTAGGGGAAGAGAACGCAGCAGGCGGGCGAGTCGTTACCGCACCGACCAACGGTGCCTGCGGCATTATCCCGGCGGTACTGGCCTATTACGATCGCTTTATCAAGGCGGTGACGCCGGAAATCTATATGCGCTACTATCTGACCGCGGGTGCGATTGGCATTCTGTACAAGATGAATGCGTCAATTTCCGGGGCAGAGGTTGGTTGCCAGGGGGAAGTGGGGGTGGCCTGCTCGATGGCGTCTGCCGGACTGGCAGAGCTGCTGGGCGGCAGTCCGGATAAGGTATGCATTGCCGCGGAAATCGGCATGGAACATAACCTCGGTCTGACCTGCGATCCGGTGGCCGGACAGGTTCAGGTACCGTGCATCGAGCGTAACGCGATTGCGGCAGTGAAGGCCATTAACTCGGCCAGCATGGCGATGTATCGTACCAGCGATCCAAAAGTCTCACTGGATAAAGTCATCGAAACGATGTTTGAGACAGGCAAAGACATGAATGCCAAATATCGTGAAACTGCACGAGGCGGTCTGGCGATTAAAGTCGCGGTGTGCGAATCCTGA
- a CDS encoding prepilin peptidase-dependent protein codes for MNREHGYTLIETLITMMLVVILSASGLYGWQSWRQQQRLWQTACQVRDYLVLLRDDANWHNRDRILNVGQSAEGWCLSATGSTVDCSVKNAFTLHPLWPDVSLSAITPGLGFYGLRNTAWAGHIRLQSVAGGWNIIVSNWGRIRLCRGEETASCQ; via the coding sequence ATGAACAGAGAACATGGCTATACCCTGATTGAAACCCTGATAACGATGATGCTGGTTGTCATTCTTAGCGCCAGTGGGCTATACGGATGGCAGAGCTGGCGACAGCAGCAGCGCCTGTGGCAAACCGCCTGCCAGGTCCGGGACTATCTTGTGCTGCTGCGCGATGACGCCAACTGGCACAACCGCGACCGGATATTAAACGTTGGGCAAAGCGCGGAGGGTTGGTGCTTGAGCGCCACTGGCTCTACAGTTGACTGCAGCGTAAAGAACGCTTTCACGTTGCATCCGCTGTGGCCGGACGTTTCGCTCAGTGCGATCACACCAGGTCTTGGGTTTTATGGCCTGCGCAATACCGCCTGGGCCGGGCATATAAGGCTGCAAAGCGTAGCGGGTGGCTGGAATATTATTGTTTCCAACTGGGGGCGAATCCGCCTGTGTCGCGGCGAGGAGACGGCATCATGTCAGTAA
- a CDS encoding prepilin peptidase-dependent protein has translation MSVIHRGFSLPETLIAMAISSVLLLGSARFLPSLQRAVLNQTQQQSLENELWQRLYTVAKHLQRAGYCHGRCSGEALHITGSGDCVLLRWDGNSDGVWNVSPSSESDTTGFRLRDGALETLRGASDCSGKGWERMTNPAAIKVTTFQITRQGKTDFSPELSITLVAQSVADSRIHAQAEYSVTGYNL, from the coding sequence ATGTCAGTAATTCATCGTGGCTTCTCTCTACCCGAAACGCTAATAGCGATGGCGATTAGCTCCGTTTTATTACTTGGAAGCGCCCGCTTTTTGCCCTCTTTGCAACGGGCCGTTCTGAACCAGACCCAGCAGCAGTCTCTGGAAAATGAACTCTGGCAGCGTCTCTATACCGTGGCGAAGCATCTGCAACGCGCCGGTTATTGCCATGGACGCTGTAGCGGGGAAGCGCTGCACATTACAGGCAGCGGTGATTGTGTGCTCTTGCGCTGGGATGGCAACAGCGACGGAGTCTGGAATGTTTCTCCGTCATCGGAATCTGATACGACAGGCTTTCGGCTACGCGACGGCGCGCTGGAAACCTTACGTGGGGCGAGCGACTGTAGCGGCAAAGGATGGGAGAGAATGACCAACCCGGCGGCGATTAAAGTCACCACGTTTCAGATTACCCGGCAGGGAAAGACGGATTTTTCCCCTGAGCTATCGATAACGCTGGTGGCGCAATCCGTTGCTGACTCGCGAATTCACGCGCAGGCGGAATACAGCGTAACGGGATATAACCTGTGA
- a CDS encoding DUF2509 family protein, whose product MNRQRGLSSLLMVLLLLALGSLLLQGLNQQQRSLLAQTASETQALRDTAGAHSALQWGKGLSWPLQDAVNCQQNGEFGWRACMRIFSDASVLLIGGSGTMLLWQSGVVEQNSLRFSPHGWSDFCPLKEANLCQMP is encoded by the coding sequence GTGAATCGCCAGCGCGGTCTCTCTTCGCTGCTGATGGTGCTCCTGCTGTTAGCGCTTGGTAGTCTGCTGCTTCAGGGGTTAAACCAGCAGCAGCGTTCTTTGTTGGCGCAAACGGCCAGCGAAACGCAGGCGCTTCGCGATACTGCTGGTGCGCATTCCGCACTACAGTGGGGAAAGGGGCTCTCCTGGCCATTACAGGATGCCGTGAACTGCCAGCAGAATGGCGAATTTGGTTGGCGCGCTTGCATGCGCATTTTCAGCGACGCATCGGTATTGCTGATAGGCGGTAGCGGCACCATGCTGTTGTGGCAATCCGGTGTTGTTGAACAAAACAGCCTACGCTTTTCTCCCCACGGATGGAGCGATTTTTGCCCATTGAAGGAGGCCAACTTATGCCAGATGCCCTAA